In Patagioenas fasciata isolate bPatFas1 chromosome 2, bPatFas1.hap1, whole genome shotgun sequence, a single window of DNA contains:
- the LOC139827326 gene encoding feather beta keratin-like, which translates to MACYDVCRPCGPTPLANSCNEPCSLQCQDSRVVIQPPAVLVTLPGPILTSHPQSTAVGSSSSAAVGNELGAQGVAINSGAFGYGFGGLGGFGGLSCFGGRRGGYIC; encoded by the coding sequence atggcctgctacgACGTCTGCCGCCCCTgcggacccaccccgctggccaacagctgcaacgagccctgttccctgcagtgccaggactcccgcgtcgtcatccagcctcccgccgtgctggtcaccctgccaggacccatcctcacctcccatccccagagcaccgccgtcggatcctcctcgtcggctgccgtgggcaacgaactcggcgcccagggagttgccatcaactccggtgCTTTTGGctacggcttcggaggcctgggtgGCTTCGGAGGCCTGAGCTGCTTCGGTGGCAGAAGGGgtggatacatctgctaa